In Ostrea edulis chromosome 6, xbOstEdul1.1, whole genome shotgun sequence, a single window of DNA contains:
- the LOC125648217 gene encoding protein FAM199X-like isoform X2, whose product MNPWLCEAVMMGHNIRSSLLESDLSEIQDFDYLDRVKRTSPTSSSCPSEVSSECSENLNSTFFSENGSDCGDEIPLDIVAELQETLFGDISTSLVNILDVTEEDACLLDSAVWTTALETLSTVSDLSSSTPCESTASSHKSTPPQNRKKSVNFRTVKWNTLCDDEKTSVIEEISRVISNELGLREQLEVIRIINPSAHISPTDKEFVIDIYSIDEEKLQKIQEYIAIHAQTPSITNKDKSNVLPKKHSKQTNKKQSTQEKKARQKFYKQRQRKEYRQMLKEKRSGLFAREEVLSVSEIEPGVGDGDIDILG is encoded by the exons ATGAA CCCATGGCTTTGTGAGGCAGTCATGATGGGCCACAACATAAGGAGCAGCCTTCTAGAATCAGATTTGTCAGAGATACAGGATTTTGATTATTTGGACAG GGTAAAAAGAACATCTCCGACCTCCAGTTCTTGTCCTAGTGAGGTGAGCTCGGAGTGCAGTGAGAATCTGAACAGTACTTTCTTCAGCGAGAACGGCTCAGACTGTGGGGACGAGATTCCACTGGATATAGTGGCAGAACTTCAAGAGACTTTGTTTGGAGATATTTCAACATCGCTAGTCAATATCTTGGATGTTACTGAAGAAG acgCATGTCTTTTAGACAGTGCAGTTTGGACAACAGCTTTGGAAACATTATCAACAGTATCAGATCTCTCCAGCTCAACCCCTTGTGAATCCACGGCGTCAAGTCATAAAAGCACACCCCctcaaaacagaaaaaaatcagtGAACTTCAGAACTGTCAAATG GAACACACTCTGTGATGATGAAAAAACATCTGTCATCGAAGAAATCAGTCGAGTGATCAGTAACGAATTGGGTCTCCGAGAGCAGCTAGAGGTCATACGAATCATAAACCCCTCAGCGCATATATCACCGACAGACAAGGAATTTGTTATAG ACATTTACTCCATAGATGAAGAGAAGTTACAGAAGATACAGGAGTATATTGCAATCCATGCTCAGACCCCAAGTATAACCAACAAGGACAAATCAAATGTCTTACCAAAGAAACacagcaaacaaacaaacaaa AAACAGAGTACACAAGAAAAGAAAGCAAGACAGAAATTTTACAAACAACGACAACGGAAGGAGTATCGCCAGATGTTGAAAGAGAAACGTAGCGGTCTGTTTGCGAGGGAGGAGGTTTTGTCGGTGTCTGAGATCGAGCCGGGGGTAGGAGATGGGGATATAGACATTCTAGGATAA
- the LOC125648217 gene encoding protein FAM199X-like isoform X1, translated as MLADTSTNSPWLCEAVMMGHNIRSSLLESDLSEIQDFDYLDRVKRTSPTSSSCPSEVSSECSENLNSTFFSENGSDCGDEIPLDIVAELQETLFGDISTSLVNILDVTEEDACLLDSAVWTTALETLSTVSDLSSSTPCESTASSHKSTPPQNRKKSVNFRTVKWNTLCDDEKTSVIEEISRVISNELGLREQLEVIRIINPSAHISPTDKEFVIDIYSIDEEKLQKIQEYIAIHAQTPSITNKDKSNVLPKKHSKQTNKKQSTQEKKARQKFYKQRQRKEYRQMLKEKRSGLFAREEVLSVSEIEPGVGDGDIDILG; from the exons ATGCTTGCTGATACATCAACAAACAG CCCATGGCTTTGTGAGGCAGTCATGATGGGCCACAACATAAGGAGCAGCCTTCTAGAATCAGATTTGTCAGAGATACAGGATTTTGATTATTTGGACAG GGTAAAAAGAACATCTCCGACCTCCAGTTCTTGTCCTAGTGAGGTGAGCTCGGAGTGCAGTGAGAATCTGAACAGTACTTTCTTCAGCGAGAACGGCTCAGACTGTGGGGACGAGATTCCACTGGATATAGTGGCAGAACTTCAAGAGACTTTGTTTGGAGATATTTCAACATCGCTAGTCAATATCTTGGATGTTACTGAAGAAG acgCATGTCTTTTAGACAGTGCAGTTTGGACAACAGCTTTGGAAACATTATCAACAGTATCAGATCTCTCCAGCTCAACCCCTTGTGAATCCACGGCGTCAAGTCATAAAAGCACACCCCctcaaaacagaaaaaaatcagtGAACTTCAGAACTGTCAAATG GAACACACTCTGTGATGATGAAAAAACATCTGTCATCGAAGAAATCAGTCGAGTGATCAGTAACGAATTGGGTCTCCGAGAGCAGCTAGAGGTCATACGAATCATAAACCCCTCAGCGCATATATCACCGACAGACAAGGAATTTGTTATAG ACATTTACTCCATAGATGAAGAGAAGTTACAGAAGATACAGGAGTATATTGCAATCCATGCTCAGACCCCAAGTATAACCAACAAGGACAAATCAAATGTCTTACCAAAGAAACacagcaaacaaacaaacaaa AAACAGAGTACACAAGAAAAGAAAGCAAGACAGAAATTTTACAAACAACGACAACGGAAGGAGTATCGCCAGATGTTGAAAGAGAAACGTAGCGGTCTGTTTGCGAGGGAGGAGGTTTTGTCGGTGTCTGAGATCGAGCCGGGGGTAGGAGATGGGGATATAGACATTCTAGGATAA
- the LOC125648214 gene encoding acetylcholine receptor subunit alpha-type acr-16-like yields the protein MKNSNQITCTLCVFALIICANEAFDVPEASVMEDLLNYEYNKEARPATVQNPVVKVSHQLTVNRVISLKDDLLVIDTWQVITWMDPRLVWDKSYYDDLESINLDPKRLWKPDIVNFNNAGGNSGLIYDNLPLVVYHTGQVAYIPPTRLTSQCKPHMDVFYCIWTFGSWSHNIKKMDLNNTHGKLDLSEYEESSRIVIVDSSVQRSLKKYQCCPDSYAVVTYNLTIKWKDTDRFRGLEPLQMPKMSYTTAKSMFQNDEHVESPFVHAEDMITEPNLGNFTGEFLGTEDTEHSNGTIKALSDKGQSASESVDENDKTPVHSESESIEEIATPSEAPADEQSEKQLLDDVKGDEHADQTKHVEGEKKSTENLMENRK from the exons ATGAAAAATTCCAATCAGATTACCTGTACTCTTTGTGTGTTTGCTCTAATCATCTGTGCAAATG AAGCATTCGATGTTCCAGAAGCCAGCGTCATGGAGGATCTGCTGAATTATGAATACAACAAGGAGGCCAGACCTGCTACGGTCCAAAACCCAGTGGTGAAGGTGTCTCACCAACTGACCGTAAACAGAGTGATAAGTCTG AAAGACGATTTACTAGTGATTGACACGTGGCAGGTGATCACGTGGATGGATCCTAGGCTTGTCTGGGATAAGTCGTATTATGATGATTTGGAGTCGATCAATCTTGATCCCAAAAGATTGTGGAAACCCGACATCGTTAACTTCAACAA CGCTGGCGGTAACTCTGGACTCATTTACGATAACCTTCCTTTGGTAGTATATCACACCGGACAAGTGGCGTACATACCTCCCACACgtctgacgtcacaatgcaaacCACATATGGATGTGTTCTACTGCATATGGACATTTGGTTCCTGGTCACACAACATTAAAAAGATGGACTTGAACAACACTCATGGTAAATTAGACTTGTCCGAGTACGAAGAAAGTTCTAGGATTGTAATAGTAGATTCGTCCGTTCAGAGAAGTCTGAAGAAATATCAATGTTGTCCAGATTCTTACGCCGTAGTGACATATAATCTCACGATCAAGTGGAAAGACACCGACAGATTCAGAGGCCTCGAACCGTTGCAGATGCCCAAAATGTCCTATACCACTGCTAAAAGTATGTTCCAAAATGACGAGCATGTTGAGTCCCCCTTTGTACATGCAGAAGATATGATAACGGAGCCTAATTTGGGGAATTTCACGGGAGAATTTCTTGGAACCGAGGATACTGAACACAGCAACGGAACCATTAAAGCCCTATCTGACAAAGGGCAAAGTGCATCAGAATCAGTTGACGAAAATGACAAAACACCTGTTCATTCTGAGAGTGAAAGCATAGAAGAAATTGCCACTCCTTCCGAAGCCCCAGCTGACGAACAGAGTGAGAAGCAGTTGCTTGATGACGTAAAGGGGGACGAACATGCAGACCAGACTAAACATGTTGAAGGAGAAAAGAAATCTACAGAAAATCTGATGGAAAACCGGAAATAA